A region of Homo sapiens chromosome X, GRCh38.p14 Primary Assembly DNA encodes the following proteins:
- the MAGEA3 gene encoding melanoma-associated antigen 3, with protein MPLEQRSQHCKPEEGLEARGEALGLVGAQAPATEEQEAASSSSTLVEVTLGEVPAAESPDPPQSPQGASSLPTTMNYPLWSQSYEDSSNQEEEGPSTFPDLESEFQAALSRKVAELVHFLLLKYRAREPVTKAEMLGSVVGNWQYFFPVIFSKASSSLQLVFGIELMEVDPIGHLYIFATCLGLSYDGLLGDNQIMPKAGLLIIVLAIIAREGDCAPEEKIWEELSVLEVFEGREDSILGDPKKLLTQHFVQENYLEYRQVPGSDPACYEFLWGPRALVETSYVKVLHHMVKISGGPHISYPPLHEWVLREGEE; from the coding sequence ATGCCTCTTGAGCAGAGGAGTCAGCACTGCAAGCCTGAAGAAGGCCTTGAGGCCCGAGGAGAGGCCCTGGGCCTGGTGGGTGCGCAGGCTCCTGCTACTGAGGAGCAGGAggctgcctcctcctcttctacTCTAGTTGAAGTCACCCTGGGGGAGGTGCCTGCTGCCGAGTCACCAGATCCTCCCCAGAGTCCTCAGGGAGCCTCCAGCCTCCCCACTACCATGAACTACCCTCTCTGGAGCCAATCCTATGAGGACTCCAGCAACCAAGAAGAGGAGGGGCCAAGCACCTTCCCTGACCTGGAGTCCGAGTTCCAAGCAGCACTCAGTAGGAAGGTGGCCGAGTTGGTTCATTTTCTGCTCCTCAAGTATCGAGCCAGGGAGCCGGTCACAAAGGCAGAAATGCTGGGGAGTGTCGTCGGAAATTGGCAGTATTTCTTTCCTGTGATCTTCAGCAAAGCTTCCAGTTCCTTGCAGCTGGTCTTTGGCATCGAGCTGATGGAAGTGGACCCCATCGGCCACTTGTACATCTTtgccacctgcctgggcctctcctACGATGGCCTGCTGGGTGACAATCAGATCATGCCCAAGGCAGGCCTCCTGATAATCGTCCTGGCCATAATCGCAAGAGAGGGCGACTGTGCCCCTGAGGAGAAAATCTGGGAGGAGCTGAGTGTGTTAGAGGTGTTTGAGGGGAGGGAAGACAGTATCTTGGGGGATCCCAAGAAGCTGCTCACCCAACATTTCGTGCAGGAAAACTACCTGGAGTACCGGCAGGTCCCCGGCAGTGATCCTGCATGTTATGAATTCCTGTGGGGTCCAAGGGCCCTCGTTGAAACCAGCTATGTGAAAGTCCTGCACCATATGGTAAAGATCAGTGGAGGACCTCACATTTCCTACCCACCCCTGCATGAGTGGGTTTTGAGAGAGGGGGAAGAGTGA
- the CSAG2 gene encoding chondrosarcoma-associated gene 2/3 protein, translated as MWMGLIQLVEGVKRKDQGFLEKEFYHKTNIKMRCEFLACWPAFTVLGEAWRDQVDWSRLLRDTGLVKMSRKPRASSPLSNNHPPTPKRRGSGRHPLNPGPEALSKFPRQPGREKGPIKEVPGTKGSP; from the exons atgtggatgggcctcatccaattAGTTGAAGGTGTTAAGAGAAAAGACCAAGGTTTCCTGGAAAAGGAATTCTACCACAAGACTAACATAAAAATGCGCTGTGAGTTTCTAGCCTGCTGGCCTGCCTTCACTGTCCTGGGGGAGGCTTGGAGAGACCAGGTGGACTGGAGTAGACTGTTGAGAGACACTGGTCTGGTGAAGATGTCCAGGAAACCACGAGCCTCCAGCCCATTGTCCAACAACCACCCACCAACACCAAAGAGGCGAGGAAGTGGAAGGCATCCTCTCAACCCTGGCCCAGAAGCCCTATCAAA GTTCCCAAGACAACCCGGAAGGGAAAAGGGACCCATCAAGGAAGTTCCAGGAACAAAAGGCTCTCCCTAA
- the CSAG2 gene encoding chondrosarcoma-associated gene 2/3 protein isoform X1 encodes MWMGLIQLVEGVKRKDQGFLEKEFYHKTNIKMRCEFLACWPAFTVLGEAWRDQVDWSRLLRDTGLVKMSRKPRASSPLSNNHPPTPKRFPRQPGREKGPIKEVPGTKGSP; translated from the exons atgtggatgggcctcatccaattAGTTGAAGGTGTTAAGAGAAAAGACCAAGGTTTCCTGGAAAAGGAATTCTACCACAAGACTAACATAAAAATGCGCTGTGAGTTTCTAGCCTGCTGGCCTGCCTTCACTGTCCTGGGGGAGGCTTGGAGAGACCAGGTGGACTGGAGTAGACTGTTGAGAGACACTGGTCTGGTGAAGATGTCCAGGAAACCACGAGCCTCCAGCCCATTGTCCAACAACCACCCACCAACACCAAAGAG GTTCCCAAGACAACCCGGAAGGGAAAAGGGACCCATCAAGGAAGTTCCAGGAACAAAAGGCTCTCCCTAA